In Paenibacillus stellifer, the DNA window TCAGTCCTTCTCTCTGCAGATTCTCGATCAGCGCAATGGAAGCAGCCTGCGAGTTATTGAAATCACGGATAATGGCCGGAATACTCTCCATCCCAAGCTTCTTCACGGCCCGCCACCGCCGCTCTCCGGCGATGATTTCATACTGGGAGTCTTTCATCCGCACCACGATGGGTTGAATGATGCCATGGGTTTTAATGGTCTGGCACAATTCATCAATCTTCTCGTCGTCAAAGATCGTCCGGGGCTGATAAGGACTGCTGATGACTTCATTAACGGGGATTTGTTTGATCTCTTCTCCGCTGCTTCGCTCGGTAAACCCAAACAGTCTGGTGAATTGTTCTTTCATTCCGTTCATTACCACCTAATTTCATTATAGTACGATGCTGCCCTTACCCGGAAAACCAATCGTACAAAGCTTTATGTCTCGGCACTTCTTGCGCTGCAAACATAAAAAGTCCCCTCATGATCCTGAAATGGTAATCATAAGAGGGTTCACCCTGCTTAACCAAGGCGAATCGGTTCTGTTAGCTATATGTGCCTCTCTTGTTGTTTATTAACTTAGCGGTTACTCTATTATTCTATCACTTTTTGGTGGATAATCCTATTCTTCGAATGGCCTTATTTTTCCTTTCTTTTCATCATAAAAGGATATATTCTTACCGATTTCTTATTATTATCTGTTTTTTCGAGAATATCGTTTGGGTGATTTTGTGAGCGGATTCCATTGGGATATCAAAAAAACCGTCACTCAATTGAGAGACGGTTTTTGCTTTTGATAATTGGTAAATGTTTCACGTGAAACATTAAAGCAGAGGCTGCTTGGCAGGCAAACCTGCTTTGCGCGGGTACTTGGCCGGGGTAGCTCCATTCTTGCGAATCAGTACAATATGCCGGTCTGACTCTTCGACGGGAAGCTTGAATGACTCCACCTTCACCAGTTCAGCGCGAAGCTCTTTTAGACTGAATGAGGCCTCAGCCACTTCTTCTATTGGATCGCTGCCTTTCATAGCGGCAAACTCTCCACCTTTCCGGGCAAAAGGAAGACAAAATTCATTGAGCAGCGCCATACGTGCCACAGCACGCGCTGTTACTAGATCATAATGGTCCCGATGGGCCGGCAGGCGGCCAATATCCTCCGCCCTGCCGTGTACAAGTGTAACTCCCTTTAATCCAAGCTCATCGCACACATGCTGGAGAAAAGATATGCGCTTGCTTAATGAATCTACGATCGTGAGCTGCAAATGCGGAAAAGCAATCTTAAGCGGTATCCCGGGAAATCCGGCTCCAGATCCAATGTCCGCTAAAGACTCAACTTTCTCCAGGTTGACGAAGAAGGCGAGAGACAAAGAATCAAAGAAATGCTTCGTGTAAACCTGATCCCGGTCAGTAATGCCTGTAAGATTCATTTTTTCGTTCCAGCTTACCAGTTCACGGTAATACGTCTCGAATTGATCGATGGCATCCGAGACATTAAGCTGATGTTCGCTCAGCTGCCGGATAAACTGTTCCTGTATCGCGTCCATTACGTGTTCATTATCCTTTCGCCGCGGCAGTTACCCGGTTGTAATGCTCCAGGTGAACCAGCAGAATGGAAATGTCGGCCGGAGTGACACCCGAAATCCGGGAGGCCTGTCCGATCGAGAGCGGCCGGATTTTATCGAGCTTCTGACGGGCTTCAATGGCCAGGCCATGTATGACGCTGTAGTCGATGTCTTCCGGCAGCTTCTTCTGTTCCATCTTCTGCAAGCGTTCCACGTGCTGGAGCTGCTTCTCGATATAACCGGCATACTTGATTTGAATTTCAACCTGTTCCTTCATTTCATCATCCAGTTCAAAAGGCGGTGACGAAATGCGTTCGATAACGGCATAATCAACTTCCGGACGACGCATCAGAACAAGCAGGTTGCTTCCATCTACAATGGGGGCTGATCCCTTTTCCTCCAAAATGGCATTCACTTCTATAGGTTTAACCTTCGTGTTCTGAAGGCGTTGAATCTCCTGTTCCACCTTTGCTTTCTTGTCCAGGAATGCTGCATAGCGTTCTTCTGAAATCAAGCCAATTTCATGACCGGTCGGCGTCAGCCGAAGGTCGGCATTGTCGTGACGAAGCAGCAGACGGTATTCGGCCCGTGAAGTGAGCAAGCGGTACGGTTCATTAGTTCCCTTCGTAACCAGATCGTCGATCAGCACGCCGATATAGCCTTGGGACCGGTCCAGAATGACCGGCTCCTTGCCAAGCGCCTTCCGGGCGCCGTTGATGCCTGCCATAATGCCTTGTCCAGCCGCCTCTTCATAGCCCGAGGTTCCGTTGATTTGTCCGGCTGTGAACAGACCTGGGAGCTTCTTCGTCTCCAGGCTTGGCCACAGCTGGGTTGGAACCATGGCATCATATTCAATCGCATAACCGTTGCGCATCATCTCTACCTTTTCCAAGCCGGGAATTGAACGAAGTATCGACAGCTGCACATCCTCCGGCAGGCTGGTCGACAGCCCCTGTACATAATACTCTGCCGTATTCTTGCCTTCCGGCTCCAGAAAGATCTGATGCTTCGGCTTGTCGCTGAAACGAACCACCTTGTCTTCAATCGAAGGGCAGTAGCGGGGACCAGTGCCTTCAATAATTCCCGTGAACATCGGAGCACGATGCAGATTGCTGTTAATGATGCTGTGCGTCTCCTCCGACGTATAGGTTAACCAGCAGGGAAGCTGTTCATTATCCGAAGATTTGGTCTCATACGAGAAAAACTTCGGATGCTCGTCGCCCGGCTGAATTTCCGTCTTGGAGAAATCGATAGTGTCCTTATGCACACGCGGCGGCGTTCCGGTCTTGAATCGGACAAGTTCAAAGCCAAGCTCGCGCAGATGCTCGGACAGCTTGATGGACGGCTGCTGGTTATTCGGTCCGCTCTCATACGTCGTTTCACCCATAATAACCTTTCCACGCAAATAAGTGCCGGTTGTCAGAATGACGGATGTAGCACGATAAATGGTTCCGGTCTTCGTGATGACTCCGCAGCATACACCATCCTCAACGACGAGCCGTTCCACCATACCTTGGCGAAGCGTCAGGTTAGGGGTATTCTCCATTGTTTCCTTCATCGTGTGTTGATACAGGAATTTATCGGCTTGAGCGCGAAGCGCATGAACTGCTGGCCCTTTGCCGGTGTTCAGCATGCGAAGCTGGATGAAGGTCTTATCGATATTTCGGCCCATCTCCCCGCCAAGTGCATCGATTTCACGAACGACATGGCCTTTAGCCGGTCCCCCAATGGAAGGGTTGCATGGCATAAAGGCGATCATATCCAGATTGATGGTAACCATCAGCGTATTGCAGCCCATGCGGGCGGCGGCAAGAGCCGCTTCGCTGCCAGCATGGCCTGCGCCGATGACGATAACGTCATAGCGGCCTCCTTCATAACTCATTTCCTTGTCCTCCTCTATATTGAAGGATGAGCACTCGCCCATCCAGTTACTCTTACTTGCCTAAACAGAACTGCGAGAAAATTTGATCCAGCAGCGAATCGGCAGCCGTATCTCCGACAATTTCGCCAAGCTGTTCCCAAGCCAGCCGCACGTCGATTTGGATCATATCGATTGGAATCAGCTGCTCGGCAGCCTCATAAGCATCCGTCAAAGACTGACGGGCTTTATTCAGCAGCGCAACATGACGGACATTGCTGACGTAAGTCATATCCCCCGATTCCAGCTTGCCGCCGAAGAACAGCTCGGAGATGGCCTCCTCCAGCCGGTCAAGTCCCTCTTCTTCCAATACCGACATGGACACGATGGCAGACTCGTCGAAAAATTGTAGAAGCTGCCCCTTATCCAGATGCTGCGGTAAGTCCATTTTATTCATGATACATAAAACTTGTCTACCGCGGATTTGTTCCATAAGTTCCAATTCATCGTCATGCAGCGGCTCGCCGGCGTTCAATACGAGCAGGATGAGATCCGCTTCGCTCACCGCGGCCTTGGACCGCTCGACGCCGATCTTCTCAACCACATCCATCGTCTCCCGGATTCCCGCGGTATCCAGAAGCTTGAGCGGAATCTGATTGATCGTGACATACTCTTCAATTACATCGCGCGTCGTCCCCGGAATATCGGTTACGATCGCTTTATTCTCACGGGCAAGTGCATTAAGCAGGGAGGATTTCCCCACATTCGGCCGTCCAATGATTGCCGTTGTGATGCCTTCTCTAAGAATTTTACCCTGCGATGCGGTCTTAAGGAGACGGTCAATTCCGGCGATGGCCTCCCCGCTCTTCTCCTTGATGAACGCAGCTGTCAGCGTCTCCACATCATGCTCCGGATAGTCGATGTTCACTTCGATATGAGCCAGAAGCTCAAGCAGTGACTGCCGAAAATCCCCGATTTGCTGTGATAAGGAACCTTCGACCTGTTTCAAGGCGACAGAGAAAGCCCGATCCGACTTCGAACGAATAAGGTCGATCACAGCCTCTGCCTGGGAAAGGTCGATGCGTCCACCCAAGAAAGCCCGCTTGGTGAACTCGCCTGGTTCCGCCAGGCGTATCTGCTGCCGTAGCAGAACATCCATCACTCTGCGGACAGAGATGACGCCGCCATGGGTACTGATCTCCACCACATCCTCGGTTGTGAACGAACGGGGCGCCCGCATAATTGTAACCAGCACCTCTTCGAGCACCTCTCCGCTCTCAGGATGCACAATATGTCCATAATGAACGGTATGGCTCGGCGCCTCAGTCAGCTGCTTCCCGCCGCGAAACAGGGCCGCCACCTGAGGAATGCTGTCCGGTCCGCTGACCCGGATGATCGCGATTCCTCCCTCGCCTACCGCCGATGATACTGCGGCGATTGTATCGCTAATCATAATTAATTACCTTCACTTTCCGAATAAGTTGGTCTGTACCGGTTGAAAAAAACAATGACTCCTTAATGGTCAAGGAGTCATTGCGGCTATTATCTCTACTTCAAAGTTATAACGACCCGGCGGTTCGGTTCCTCGCCTTTACTGAAGGTGTTCACCTGGCGATGGTCCTGAAGTCTGGAGTGAATGATCTTCCGCTCCTGCGGTGACATCGGCTCCAGTACGACCTCCTTGCGGGTCCGGACGACCCGGCCGGCCAGACGGTCGGCCAAATCTTCAAGGGTCTTCTTGCGCCGATCACGGAAGTTCTCGGCATCCAGAATCAGACGGACATAACTATCTGAATAACGGTTGGCTACAATATTGGCCAAGTATTGCAATGCATCAAGGGTTTGTCCTCTTCTGCCAATCAGCTGTCCGAGATCGGGACCTGAGATTTGCAGGAGATCGGCATCTTTACCCGGTACAACTTCAACTTGAACCTCAAGCCCCATCGTAGCGGCAACATCCACTATAAAGCGGACAGCCTCCGGGTAGGCTTCATTCTCTGGATTTCCGGAATCTTGGCGGGCCACACCACCGGTCGCCTCTTCTCTCGTCTCGGTTTCATTCTGCTGAGGCAGTGACGGAGCACTCGCCGCTGGAACCGGTGCCCGCTCGGGTAGAAGCGCAAGCTCTACCTTCGCATCTTTCGCACCGATTAATCCCAGGAATCCTTTGGAGGGCTGTTCAAGCACATTGATTGTAACTTTATCCTCGCTGACTGCGAGTTCCGCGAGTCCGCGCTTTACAGCTTCTTCAATGGTTTTCCCTGTTGCGACGACCTTGTTCATTTGGACTTTTTGGCCTCCTTCAGCTTCGCTGGTTTGCCGTTACCGCCGGAGCCGGTATCCGCGGCAGCCGCCTGCGGGGCGCTGCCGTGATTCCGGTACAGGAAGTAGTTCTGAACGATCGTATAGACGTTACTGAATACCCAGTACAGCGGAAGAGCAGACGGGAAGTTGTAGGACATGACGAAGATCAATACGGGATAGACCATCATCATGAACTGCATCGGACCCTGCATCTGGGAAGGGTTCATCTTCGTCATCATCCGGGTCTGCAGGAATGTTGTAATAGCTGCAATTGCCGGAAGGATGAAGTACTTGTCCGGCTTGCCAAGGTACAACCACAGAAAATTGTGGTCACGAAGCAGCGGATTATAATAGATGGAATTGTACAGCGCGATAAAGATCGGCATTTGAACAATCAGCGGAAGACATCCGGCCATCGGGTTGACCTTGTTCTCCTGGAACAGCTTCATCGTTTCCTGTTGAACCTTTTCCGGATTGTCTTTATATTTTTTCTGGATTTTCTGAAGCTCCGGCTGAATGGCCTGCATCGCCCTGGAACTCTTGACTTGCTTGATGGTTAACGGCAAAATGAGGGTACGGACGATAATCACCATGACCAATACAGCCAGAGCGTATTCTCCGTTAAACCATTTGGCGAATGTGTCCAGAGCTACGGCAAAATAATACACGACATTGCTCTGCCAGAAGCCCCCGTTCTTCAAATCTTCCGTCGTATGCGTAACTGTAGCCGATTGACCGCAGCCTGACAGAACAGCCACCATCAGGATCATTACGGCGATGAGGAGAAATCTTTTTCCTCGTCTAGTCTTCAATAGAGACACTTCATAACCCCTCTCTTAAACATTCCACTGCATCGTAAATCATACCATAATTATGAAGACAAATAAACACGTCCACCGGCTCCCCTATTTGCGCGAGGCCTTGAGCAGCTTGGCTTTTCGCAGCACATGCAGCACGCTTTTCTCAAGCTCGGCATAGCTCATATCGAGCGCGCCTTTTCGCACAATGAACACCATATCCAGCCCGCCGGCAATCTCTGGTTCATGATGCCTTACAATTTCCTTCACAAGCCTCCGCATCCGGTTGCGCACGACAGCATTTCCGACCTTTTTGCTGACCGATACGCCTACCCGGAACCGCTCCACCTGCTTTCGGTTGAACCAATATACCACGAATTGATAGTTCGCAAACGACTTGCCATGTCTGTATACGCGGCTGAAGTCCGCACGGTTTCGTAAACGCAAGCTTTTTTGCACGGAAATCTCCTTCATCAAAGACCCTTCTGCAGGATCTTCGAATTTTTTTCTTCTAATATATTATAGGCACCGGACCCTAACGCTAAACGGTTTCCCTTTTGCCCTTCT includes these proteins:
- the rsmG gene encoding 16S rRNA (guanine(527)-N(7))-methyltransferase RsmG, giving the protein MDAIQEQFIRQLSEHQLNVSDAIDQFETYYRELVSWNEKMNLTGITDRDQVYTKHFFDSLSLAFFVNLEKVESLADIGSGAGFPGIPLKIAFPHLQLTIVDSLSKRISFLQHVCDELGLKGVTLVHGRAEDIGRLPAHRDHYDLVTARAVARMALLNEFCLPFARKGGEFAAMKGSDPIEEVAEASFSLKELRAELVKVESFKLPVEESDRHIVLIRKNGATPAKYPRKAGLPAKQPLL
- the mnmG gene encoding tRNA uridine-5-carboxymethylaminomethyl(34) synthesis enzyme MnmG, with product MSYEGGRYDVIVIGAGHAGSEAALAAARMGCNTLMVTINLDMIAFMPCNPSIGGPAKGHVVREIDALGGEMGRNIDKTFIQLRMLNTGKGPAVHALRAQADKFLYQHTMKETMENTPNLTLRQGMVERLVVEDGVCCGVITKTGTIYRATSVILTTGTYLRGKVIMGETTYESGPNNQQPSIKLSEHLRELGFELVRFKTGTPPRVHKDTIDFSKTEIQPGDEHPKFFSYETKSSDNEQLPCWLTYTSEETHSIINSNLHRAPMFTGIIEGTGPRYCPSIEDKVVRFSDKPKHQIFLEPEGKNTAEYYVQGLSTSLPEDVQLSILRSIPGLEKVEMMRNGYAIEYDAMVPTQLWPSLETKKLPGLFTAGQINGTSGYEEAAGQGIMAGINGARKALGKEPVILDRSQGYIGVLIDDLVTKGTNEPYRLLTSRAEYRLLLRHDNADLRLTPTGHEIGLISEERYAAFLDKKAKVEQEIQRLQNTKVKPIEVNAILEEKGSAPIVDGSNLLVLMRRPEVDYAVIERISSPPFELDDEMKEQVEIQIKYAGYIEKQLQHVERLQKMEQKKLPEDIDYSVIHGLAIEARQKLDKIRPLSIGQASRISGVTPADISILLVHLEHYNRVTAAAKG
- the mnmE gene encoding tRNA uridine-5-carboxymethylaminomethyl(34) synthesis GTPase MnmE, whose product is MISDTIAAVSSAVGEGGIAIIRVSGPDSIPQVAALFRGGKQLTEAPSHTVHYGHIVHPESGEVLEEVLVTIMRAPRSFTTEDVVEISTHGGVISVRRVMDVLLRQQIRLAEPGEFTKRAFLGGRIDLSQAEAVIDLIRSKSDRAFSVALKQVEGSLSQQIGDFRQSLLELLAHIEVNIDYPEHDVETLTAAFIKEKSGEAIAGIDRLLKTASQGKILREGITTAIIGRPNVGKSSLLNALARENKAIVTDIPGTTRDVIEEYVTINQIPLKLLDTAGIRETMDVVEKIGVERSKAAVSEADLILLVLNAGEPLHDDELELMEQIRGRQVLCIMNKMDLPQHLDKGQLLQFFDESAIVSMSVLEEEGLDRLEEAISELFFGGKLESGDMTYVSNVRHVALLNKARQSLTDAYEAAEQLIPIDMIQIDVRLAWEQLGEIVGDTAADSLLDQIFSQFCLGK
- the jag gene encoding RNA-binding cell elongation regulator Jag/EloR produces the protein MNKVVATGKTIEEAVKRGLAELAVSEDKVTINVLEQPSKGFLGLIGAKDAKVELALLPERAPVPAASAPSLPQQNETETREEATGGVARQDSGNPENEAYPEAVRFIVDVAATMGLEVQVEVVPGKDADLLQISGPDLGQLIGRRGQTLDALQYLANIVANRYSDSYVRLILDAENFRDRRKKTLEDLADRLAGRVVRTRKEVVLEPMSPQERKIIHSRLQDHRQVNTFSKGEEPNRRVVITLK
- a CDS encoding YidC/Oxa1 family membrane protein insertase; amino-acid sequence: MSLLKTRRGKRFLLIAVMILMVAVLSGCGQSATVTHTTEDLKNGGFWQSNVVYYFAVALDTFAKWFNGEYALAVLVMVIIVRTLILPLTIKQVKSSRAMQAIQPELQKIQKKYKDNPEKVQQETMKLFQENKVNPMAGCLPLIVQMPIFIALYNSIYYNPLLRDHNFLWLYLGKPDKYFILPAIAAITTFLQTRMMTKMNPSQMQGPMQFMMMVYPVLIFVMSYNFPSALPLYWVFSNVYTIVQNYFLYRNHGSAPQAAAADTGSGGNGKPAKLKEAKKSK
- the rnpA gene encoding ribonuclease P protein component, encoding MQKSLRLRNRADFSRVYRHGKSFANYQFVVYWFNRKQVERFRVGVSVSKKVGNAVVRNRMRRLVKEIVRHHEPEIAGGLDMVFIVRKGALDMSYAELEKSVLHVLRKAKLLKASRK